In Mytilus edulis chromosome 13, xbMytEdul2.2, whole genome shotgun sequence, a single window of DNA contains:
- the LOC139500460 gene encoding S-methylmethionine--homocysteine S-methyltransferase BHMT2-like, with the protein MRWRDSGDVAIHDMSSARADKSFQYYANREKLRSIGREDELEKLNRTALKIAKKVAVRHNKLTAAGLCNTPLYVPGDDTCTAKVKEMFKEQIKWATEEKVDYIIAETFNDLGEALLALECIKEFGNGLPAVITLTPYGPDITTDDVPIPEACRRLEKAGAAVVGLNCGRGPATMLPLLRKVRKVCKGPIAALPVAFRCTEDCKTFQSLKDPKTGEYLYPVDLDSVRCNSSDFEKFTKEALEIGVTYLGICCGNCATYFRAMAEACGKTPPSSKYTYESSLSHVFGAPEGQKYTRADKIREFMLDIKKN; encoded by the exons ATAAAAGTTTTCAGTATTACGCCAACAGAGAGAAGCTTCGATCTATAGGAAGGGAGGATGAACTTGAGAAACTGAACCGAACGGCTcttaaaatagcaaaaaaagttgCAGTCCGGCACAACAAACTAACGGCAGCAGGTCTCTGTAATACACCTTTATATGTTCCAGGCGATGATACATGTACTGCTAAAGTCAAAGAGATGTTCAAG GAACAAATAAAATGGGCAACGGAAGAAAAAGTAGACTATATAATAGCAGAAACGTTCAATGATTTGGGAGAGGCATTGCTGGCTTTAGAATGCATCAAAGAATTTGGAAACG GTTTACCAGCTGTTATAACGCTGACACCCTATGGACCAGATATTACCACAGATGATGTGCCAATACCTGAGGCTTGTAGACGTCTGGAGAAGGCGGGAGCTGCAGTTGTAGGTCTGAATTGTGGCAGGGGTCCTGCAACTATGCTACCTCTTCTCAGAAAAGTCAGGAAAGTTTGTAAG GGTCCAATAGCAGCATTACCAGTGGCCTTCCGTTGTACGGAGGATTGTAAGACTTTCCAGTCCCTCAAAGATCCAAAAACAG GTGAATACCTATACCCAGTTGACTTAGATAGTGTTAGATGTAATTCGTCTGACTTTGAGAAGTTTACAAAGGAAGCATTGGAGATAGGCGTAACATACCTTGGAATCTGCTGTGGAAACTGTGCCACCTATTTCCGTGCGATGGCCGAGGCTTGTGGAAAAACACCACCTAGTTCAAAATATACATATGAGTCTTCCCTAAGTCATGTATTTGGGGCACCAGAAGGGCAAAAGTACACAAGAGCAGATAAAATTCGCGAATTTATGTTGGACATTAAGAAgaattaa